The Faecalibaculum rodentium genome segment GATGTCCACAATGCCGTCACAGAGCCCGAGCAGCGGGGAGAGCTCGACGGAGCCGTCGATTTTGATGATCTCCACATCCATGCCCCGGTCGTTGAAGTACTTCGTGGCGACATTGGGGTACTTGGTCCCGATCCGCAGGTGGCCGTCGCGGTTGAGCAGGTCCGTTTCCGGCAGCGCCGCGACGATGAACTTGCAGACGCCGATCTTCAGGTCGAGCACCTCGTAGTAGTCCTTCGGCCCTTCGAGGATCGTGTCCTTGCCCACGACCCCGGCATCTGCCACACCGTGCATGACATAGGTGAGGCAGTCATTGGATTTCACCAGGAAGTACTTCAGGTCCTTCTGGGTGTCCTCGAACACCAGCTGCCGGCCCTGATTGCGCAGGGGTTCGATCCCGTAGCCCGAGCGTTCGAGCATGTCCACGGTCTTTCGCTCCAGGCGTCCTTTGGTGAGTGCGAGTGAAACCGTCATTGGCGTACCTCCAGTCCGTTCTCTTCTCTGTATTCAATCACGCAGGGACCCGTCTGCCGGATTTCGTCCGCCAGTTTCAGTGCCTGCACCAGGGCATCCGGTCCGGCTTCGATCACCGTGGCGGCCTTTGCCGGTTTCTCCGGTTCGGAGTCCGTGAGATAGTCCAGCTTCACGGAAAAGCCGCAGGCGGGTTCCGCCGCCCCGAATTTCTCCAGGAGCCTGTCATAGCGCCCCCCGGACAGGACGCTGGAGCCGATACCCGGGAAGTAGCCCTCGAAGATCAGCGACGTATAGTAGTTCAGGTGCGGGATCTTTCCCAGGTCCACGGACAGGTGACCGCCGTATCCCAGGGCCTCCAGCTGGTCCATGAGCCTGGCCAGCCGTTTCACGCAGGCTTCCTGTTCCGGCGTGAAGGCAATCTCCAGGGCGGTTTCCAGCGTTTCCTGTCCCCCGGAGAGCAGCGGCAGCATGAGGAAGAACTCCCGGTGGCCGATGTCCCGGTCCTCCAGGTAGGCCTCCAGGTCCGGGAGGCTTTTGCGGTCAATGAGATCCGCGAGTTCGGCTACGGTGTCCGGGTCCAGGCCCAGGGTTTCCACCGCACTCTGGAAAAACCGGATGTCGCCGGTTTCCAGGATCCAGCCCGGGCGGCCGATGGCGGACATCACGTTGCAGGCCAGGGCCAGGATCTCCAGGTCTCCCTGGGGCGGCAGGCCGATCATTTCCACGCCGCAGTCCGTGACCTGGCTGCGCTTGCCGCCGAACAGACGGCGCTGCTTGAAGACATCCTCGGTATAGAACAGCCGCAGGGGGCGTTCATCGCGAAGCTTGGTGCTGGCGGTCCGTGCAATGGGCACCGTCATGTCCAGGTGCAGCACCAGGGTGTCGCCGCTGCCGTCCTGGAAGCGGAACATTTCGGTTTCATCCGCATCCGCGAAGGCGGTGGTGTAGGTGG includes the following:
- the hisG gene encoding ATP phosphoribosyltransferase; this translates as MTVSLALTKGRLERKTVDMLERSGYGIEPLRNQGRQLVFEDTQKDLKYFLVKSNDCLTYVMHGVADAGVVGKDTILEGPKDYYEVLDLKIGVCKFIVAALPETDLLNRDGHLRIGTKYPNVATKYFNDRGMDVEIIKIDGSVELSPLLGLCDGIVDIMETGTTLKENGLVVLDDVAPVSARLIVNKAAFRTKKQEILELVRDLSREVDREQALKKEKEEGTC
- a CDS encoding ATP phosphoribosyltransferase regulatory subunit — encoded protein: MNQIQIPAGSRDCMPGEVRRKRSLRHIIERVFANSGCRPISTPAMEYLSTYTTAFADADETEMFRFQDGSGDTLVLHLDMTVPIARTASTKLRDERPLRLFYTEDVFKQRRLFGGKRSQVTDCGVEMIGLPPQGDLEILALACNVMSAIGRPGWILETGDIRFFQSAVETLGLDPDTVAELADLIDRKSLPDLEAYLEDRDIGHREFFLMLPLLSGGQETLETALEIAFTPEQEACVKRLARLMDQLEALGYGGHLSVDLGKIPHLNYYTSLIFEGYFPGIGSSVLSGGRYDRLLEKFGAAEPACGFSVKLDYLTDSEPEKPAKAATVIEAGPDALVQALKLADEIRQTGPCVIEYREENGLEVRQ